One window of Scheffersomyces stipitis CBS 6054 chromosome 1, whole genome shotgun sequence genomic DNA carries:
- the BGL4 gene encoding beta-glucosidase (beta-glucosidase precursor; glycosyl hydrolase family 3), translated as MSIPEKVNLTTGTGWGSGPCIGNTGSVPRLGIPNLCLQHGPNGVRFTDFVTHFPSALAAGATFNKGLIYLRGKAIGREHKKKGVHIALGPVVGPIGLKAAGGRNWESFGADPYLQGVCGAATVEGIQDEGVVAVARHLVGNEQEHFRQVGEWDENGWEHLETSISSNIGDRAMHELYLWPFANAVRAGVGGVMCAYNQVNGTYSCENSYLLNNLLKEELGFQGFVVSDWGAQHTGVYSSLAGLDMTMPGEVFDDWLTGKSNWGPLLTRAVYNGTLSQERLNDMVMRILAPFFAADTITLPSENDVPNFSSWTFHTYGQEYMYQHYGPIVQQNWHVEARSNFSDNTALNTAREAIVLLKNPGHNLPIAKVDGVRRIFIAGIGAGVDPRGFNCKDQRCVDGVLTSGWGSSALNNPFVITPYEAIAKKARDQGMLVDFSNDVWELDHVEELADYSDMSIVVVGASSGEGYIEVDNNFGDRKNLSLWHNGDQLIESIAEKCKKTVVVVNSVGPVNLEKWIENDNVVAVIYVPPLGQFVGQAIAEVLFGEVNPSGKLPFTIARKKQHYVPIIDELGDDRSPQDNFDRDIYLDYRFFDKHNIKPRYEFGYGLSYSSFSVCDLKIKEIKAPLEYLPYPEEYLPIYKTCEDDICDPEDALFPHDEFDPVPGYIYPYLYNENVRTLEDDSHFDYPHGYHPEQNSVPPLSGGGLGGNPELWQTLYEVDAEVKNDGKYRGAYVLQLYLELPSTILPSPPRILRGFEKVFLEPGETARVSFKLLHRDLSVWDTYSQQWIIQTGTYKVYLSSSSRKVELSGEIDIGC; from the coding sequence ATGTCTATTCCTGAAAAGGTCAATTTGACAACTGGAACTGGCTGGGGTTCTGGTCCTTGTATTGGTAACACCGGCTCTGTTCCTCGATTGGGAATCCCCAACTTATGTTTGCAGCACGGTCCTAACGGTGTGAGATTTACAGATTTTGTTACCCATTTCCCGTCTGCCCTAGCTGCCGGTGCCACTTTCAACAAGGGGTTGATCTATCTTCGAGGCAAGGCCATTGGCCGAGAACATAAAAAAAAGGGTGTACACATAGCACTCGGACCTGTTGTCGGCCCCATTGGCCTCAAGGCTGCTGGAGGCAGAAATTGGGAGAGTTTTGGCGCGGATCCATACCTCCAGGGAGTTTGCGGGGCCGCGACTGTAGAAGGAATTCAAGACGAAGGTGTGGTGGCAGTCGCGAGACATCTAGTTGGCAATGAGCAGGAACACTTCCGACAGGTCGGTGAATGGGACGAAAATGGGTGGGAACATCTAGAAACGTCCATCAGTTCCAATATAGGAGACAGAGCCATGCATGAGTTGTATCTTTGGCCATTTGCCAATGCTGTTAGAGCCGGTGTAGGTGGTGTTATGTGTGCTTATAACCAAGTCAACGGCACTTatagctgcgaaaactCCTACTTGCTTAATAACTTGTTAAAGGAAGAACTTGGATTCCAAGGCTTTGTTGTCTCCGATTGGGGAGCCCAACATACTGGCGTATATTCTTCACTTGCTGGTCTTGATATGACCATGCCCGGTGAAGTCTTTGATGACTGGCTAACAGGAAAGTCTAACTGGGGTCCATTGTTAACGAGAGCTGTCTACAATGGTACCCTTAGCCAGGAACGTCTAAACGACATGGTTATGCGCATCCTCGCACCATTTTTTGCAGCTGATACCATCACCCTTCCTAGTGAAAATGATGTTCCCAACTTCAGTTCGTGGACATTTCATACCTACGGACAAGAATACATGTATCAACACTATGGTCCCATTGTACAGCAGAATTGGCATGTTGAAGCAAGATCAAATTTCAGCGACAACACTGCCTTGAATACAGCACGGGAAGCAATTGTCTTGCTCAAGAATCCAGGTCATAATCTACCGATTGCAAAAGTAGACGGAGTCAGACGCATATTCATTGCAGGGATAGGTGCTGGAGTTGACCCACGAGGGTTCAACTGTAAGGACCAAAGGTGCGTGGACGGTGTTTTGACTTCTGGTTGGGGTTCGTCTGCTCTCAACAATCCATTTGTTATTACACCATatgaagcaattgcaaaaaaggCAAGGGATCAGGGTATGTTGGtagatttttcaaacgATGTGTGGGAGTTAGATCATGTCGAAGAATTAGCAGATTATTCTGATATGTCCATAGTGGTCGTCGGTGCTAGTTCAGGAGAAGGTtatattgaagttgataacAATTTTGGAGATCGTAAGAACTTGTCTCTCTGGCATAACGGTGATCAATTAATTGAATCTATCGCTGAAAAGTGCAAAAAAACGGTCGTAGTAGTCAATTCTGTTGGACCAgtgaacttggaaaaatggattgaaaatgacaatgTTGTTGCCGTGATTTACGTTCCACCTTTAGGTCAATTTGTCGGACAGGCGATTGCAGAAGTTTTATTTGGAGAAGTCAACCCATCAGGAAAATTACCATttacaattgcaagaaaaaAGCAACATTACGTTCCAATTATTGACGAATTAGGAGACGACAGATCACCGCAAGACAACTTTGATAGAGACATTTACCTCGATTATAGATTTTTTGATAAACATAATATCAAACCAAGATATGAATTTGGCTACGGTTTATCCTACAGCTCTTTCCTGGTCTGTGATCTaaaaatcaaagaaatcaaagcTCCCTTGGAATACCTCCCATATCCAGAAGAGTACTTACCAATTTACAAGACTTGCGAGGATGATATTTGTGATCCAGAGGATGCCTTATTCCCTCATGATGAGTTTGACCCTGTTCCTGGTTATATTTATCCATATCTCTATAATGAAAATGTCAGGACCTTAGAGGACGACAGCCATTTTGATTATCCTCATGGCTACCATCCTGAACAGAATTCAGTTCCTCCCTTATCAGGAGGAGGATTGGGTGGTAATCCAGAGCTTTGGCAAACATTGTATGAGGTCGATGctgaagtgaaaaatgatgGTAAATACAGAGGAGCCTACGTCTTACAGTTGTACTTAGAATTGCCAAGCACAATTTTACCATCACCACCTAGGATTTTAAGGGGGTTCGAGAAAGTGTTTCTAGAACCAGGTGAAACTGCTCGAGTTTCATTCAAGCTTCTACATAGAGACCTCAGTGTTTGGGATACATATTCACAACAATGGATTATCCAAACGGGAACATACAAGGTCTACCTTTCCTCTTCAAGTAGGAAAGTTGAATTAAGTGGTGAGATTGACATCGGCTGTTAA
- the SGE1.4 gene encoding MFS efflux transporter (similar to suppressor of gal11 null): MDPSNKKEKDQVHIVEKVKRPHRDSDLSDQLGDAHFNILPQRRIITILLILALANLVSFADQTGITVGLSAIASDLNSEKTINWAGTASLLANCVCQILFGRLSDIFGRKNVLMWCLAILIIGQVACSTARNGPEFYVFRALAGIGNGGVSSLGMVILSDIVSLKDRGKYQGILGASVGLGNIVGPFVMSAFVKHYSWRGFYYLFAPLGCLVNVAIYFTIDGNTKLDGVLSKKEKFKKIDYLGIIIASIALTCLLVAISGSGTSFPWDSKLTITLFCVGGIAFIVFFLVEWKIPELPMIPLRLFKSPSMCLLFASTFLFGATYFSLLYYLPYYFQIVRSKSEIQTSVFIVPLVAAQALMSIVGGQIITLTGHYFFVVCGGYALWLTGCGLLIIWNEHTSDGVLVVVMLIIGTGVGFSFQPSMVAIQANCKKAERAVAISTRNVLRSFGGAIGIASGSTMISNTLLNHLAQIQGQSDLTEATIDYLKDHIYSKINLAGVSASEITTISQLYISALRYYYYLIVTFMGICLVCSIFVKDRGLQCTDEHPVRTRKDLESSASSYTVNS, translated from the coding sequence ATGGATCCAAgcaacaagaaagagaaagaccaAGTGCATATAGTAGAGAAAGTCAAGCGTCCTCATAGAGATCTGGACCTTTCTGATCAGCTAGGTGACGCTCacttcaatattcttcCACAAAGGAGAATTATTACTATCTTGTTGATACTTGCATTGGCCAATCTCGTTTCATTTGCAGATCAAACTGGTATAACAGTAGGCTTGTCTGCTATCGCTTCAGATTTGAATTCAGAAAAGACTATCAATTGGGCTGGTACAGCTTCCTTGTTAGCAAATTGTGTTTGCCAAATTTTGTTCGGACGTCTCTCTGACATATTTGGAAGGAAGAATGTGTTGATGTGGTGTTTAGCCATCTTAATCATTGGACAGGTTGCATGTTCAACAGCTCGAAATGGTCCTGAGTTCTATGTATTTAGAGCATTAGCCGGGATTGGTAATGGCGGTGtctcttctcttggaaTGGTTATTTTAAGTGATATTGTCTCTTTGAAAGATAGAGGTAAATACCAAGGTATACTTGGTGCCAGTGTTGGATTAGGAAATATTGTTGGACCTTTCGTCATGTCTGCATTCGTAAAGCACTATTCCTGGAGGGGCTTCTATTATTTATTTGCACCCTTAGGCTGCCTTGTTAATGTTGCAATTTATTTTACCATTGATGGAAATACTAAACTTGACGGTGTCTTGTCtaagaaagaaaagttcaagaagatagaTTATTTGGGCATTATAATTGCTTCGATTGCCTTAACTTGCCTTCTTGTTGCAATCAGTGGTAGTGGTACTTCATTTCCTTGGGATAGTAAGCTCACTATTACCTTGTTTTGTGTTGGTGGTATTGCATtcattgtattcttcttaGTTGAGTGGAAGATTCCGGAGTTGCCAATGATCCCATTAAGACTATTCAAGAGCCCTTCTATGTGCTTGTTGTTTGCTTCCACTTTTTTGTTCGGCGCTACATACTTCAGTTTGTTGTATTACTTACCATACTATTTCCAGATTGTCAGGTCTAAAAGCGAAATACAAACTTCGGTATTTATTGTTCCTTTGGTGGCTGCCCAAGCCCTTATGTCTATTGTTGGAGGGCAAATCATCACTCTTACAGGacattatttttttgttgTATGTGGAGGTTACGCACTTTGGTTAACTGGTTGTGGCTTATTGATCATCTGGAATGAGCACACGAGTGATGGAGTTCTAGTTGTGGTAATGTTGATCATTGGCACTGGTGTTGGTTTTTCATTTCAACCTTCAATGGTAGCCATCCAAGCCAATTGTAAGAAGGCTGAAAGGGCGGTGGCAATCTCTACCAGAAATGTTTTGCGTTCCTTTGGGGGTGCCATTGGTATTGCATCCGGATCTACTATGATTAGTAACACGTTATTGAACCATCTCGCACAAATTCAAGGTCAATCAGACTTAACTGAGGCTACGATCGACTACTTGAAGGACCATATATATTCGAAGATAAACCTTGCTGGGGTTTCGGCATCCGAGATTACGACAATTTCACAATTGTACATCTCGGCATTGAGATACTACTACTATCTCATCGTCACCTTCATGGGAATATGCTTGGTGTGCTCCATTTTCGTTAAGGATCGGGGCTTACAATGCACGGACGAACACCCTGTCCGTACGAGAAAGGATCTTGAGTCATCTGCATCCTCGTACACAGTCAATAGTTAA
- a CDS encoding predicted protein, giving the protein MSSLREKYEKSKKLGYVPRDIPSIYPALGTSSDRYSSDFKDKQTFHNNVNIDRFTYPATEKPSYTSRFPEYGSYLSSRHSLQKEREFEREKENSYLPGTFLAPQEFQNASSYKSSLAKSSIPNRRFDSKSSNFYDSDMRNVGVSSNMNYANREVRRSHLNKTMSPIKTLRNSNSSLRQPSGLYKVLDSTPSRSRTITDNGNFRKSNGIYKNREPSRRSQTGLLSKLRSYLNTFSIDKVESDNSSVNILKDSARKVLNINSVDGDEKRYEKRVTFQDPVPSASVSSSRSLDRLLENDEIDDTISNTRALSAMLEEKRKVEVEQELRDLKQALIDEGDKRARLIREHEVSTKQIQRQYQATIVELEDRILKLMRENESKIDKKELSKEYESLLVQQQESNRRIQNLESSNEELRQQLQQRSQELKMARYENQFKSELKSVMEKYESKENELILNGRNIQHQIERCESEFSKLDWSVRARHELSSEVAINSEKISESIGRALSGLRESNTEGLAPSAEFEQVYSTINSLLTTAIPKNKKRVEDLDLKIATLDSKRRSHDGLARLYQRKYSVLNKLRVLNQIEQEAAQLGEYLEDSQVIGHFEKDVVSGFYSKFKLELRNTCF; this is encoded by the coding sequence ATGAGCTCTCTAAGAGAGAAGTATGAGAAGTCCAAGAAATTGGGCTATGTTCCGCGAGACATTCCCTCCATTTACCCCGCTTTGGGAACAAGTTCCGACAGATATCTGTCAGATTTCAAAGACAAACAGACTTTTCATAACAATGTGAACATCGACAGATTCACATATCCCGCAACTGAAAAACCGCTGTATACGTCCAGGTTTCCTGAATACGGATCTTACTTAAGTTCCCGACATCTGCTTCAAAAGGAACGAGAatttgaaagagaaaaagaaaactcTTATCTTCCAGGAACGTTTCTCGCTCCCCAAGAATTTCAGAATGCATCTTCCTACAAAAGCAGTTTGGCTAAAAGTCTGATCCCAAATAGACGGTTTGACTCCAAAAGCAGCAACTTTTATGACAGCGATATGCGAAATGTGGGGGTAAGTAGTAACATGAATTATGCGAATAGAGAGGTGAGAAGATCTCATTTGAACAAGACTATGTCACCAATCAAGACACTTAGAAATTCTAATTCTTCGCTCAGACAGCCGTCGGGACTCTacaaagttcttgattcAACGCCCAGCAGAAGCCGTACTATTACTGACAATGGAAACTTCAGAAAATCCAACGGCATCTATAAAAACAGAGAGCCATCCAGAAGGAGCCAGACAGGTTTGCTCTCCAAGTTGAGAAGTTACTTGAATACGTTTTCCATCGATAAAGTTGAAAGTGACAACTCGAGTGTGAATATTCTCAAGGATTCTGCAAGAAAAGTTCTTAACAtcaattctgttgatgGTGATGAAAAGAGATACGAAAAGAGAGTCACATTTCAAGACCCAGTTCCCAGTGCTTCTGTCTCAAGTAGCAGGAGTTTGGACCGTCTTCTTGAGAACGACGAGATAGATGACACAATACTGAACACAAGGGCTCTTTCTGCGATGTTAGAAGAGAAACGTaaagtagaagtagaacAGGAGCTTCGTGATCTCAAACAAGCTCTTATTGACGAGGGCGACAAAAGAGCCAGATTGATTAGAGAACATGAGGTAAGCACCAAACAGATTCAACGACAATACCAGGCCActattgtagaattggaGGATCGCATTCTTAAGTTGATGCGCGAGAATGAATCCAAAATcgacaagaaagaattgtcGAAAGAATATGAGAGCCTCTTGGTACAACAGCAAGAATCGAATAGGCGTATTCAAAATTTGGAACTGAGCAATGAAGAGTTGAGACAGCAGTTGCAACAACGTTCACAGGAGTTGAAAATGGCACGATATGAAAATCAGTTCAAAAGTGAGCTAAAGTCCGTGATGGAGAAATACGAAAGTAAGGAAAACGAACTTATTTTGAATGGTAGAAATATTCAGCACCAGATCGAAAGATGCGAGTCAGAGTTTAGCAAGCTTGACTGGAGTGTACGCGCTAGGCACGAGTTATCATCTGAAGTTGCTAtcaattctgaaaagatCAGCGAGTCTATTGGAAGAGCCTTGTCAGGGTTGCGAGAAAGCAATACCGAAGGTTTGGCTCCATCTGCAGAGTTTGAACAAGTCTACAGTACCATTAACAGCTTGTTGACTACGGCTATTCccaaaaataaaaaacGTGTCGAAGATTTAGACTTGAAGATTGCCACCCTTGATTCAAAGAGACGTTCACACGATGGTTTAGCCAGATTGTACCAGAGAAAGTATCTGGTGTTGAACAAGCTTCGTGTATTGAACCAGATCGAACAGGAAGCAGCACAACTAGGAGAGTACCTTGAAGATTCGCAGGTAATTGGGCATTTTGAGAAAGACGTGGTTAGCGGGTTCTACTCCAAGTTCAAGCTCGAGTTAAGGAATACCTGCTTCTAG
- the DPB2 gene encoding DNA-directed DNA polymerase epsilon, subunit B: MESVNTLPIKLQPSNLRPIAYRVFSKKHGLNIKTDALNLLTEVISYKFSFDWKGPKSQQFLEEVAKTWKLEDRGLFIDAPGLKQVLKEINTKSGSLDSSSVYGSRSSSTTSEPERAGRSDTLVDSEEEQNINWEDYFKFINPDQQPHCVFDKSRKQFKVSPSTNSKSKSLIGTLPNNLQNTVELFNNRYHIIYDRLSRNENFQKSSFSSISTINKSLHNGSANEITLIKNVLGRDGSKFILCGLLSKDANDSCILEDSTDYIELNLTQTYKTQGSFYCPGMFVIVEGIYSASGGSSNQSTNYIGGCFHVSNIGHPPAERRDASSENYGNLDFLGIHKQIGNSTANDKVLKINKYFRRKLATLEKSLVGHKLVLLGSECHLDNFKILDGLKKLLHKLENSIIEIMESEDGHVPLALVMTGSFSSSPLTTTNSLVSNISNSETYKSNFDNFANILSNFPNVIKTCKLVLIPGKNDPWQSTYSLGGSSLNCFPQKSIPRLFVSRLERLLPKGNLILSWNPARISYLSQEIVILKDELMNKMKRNDIIFANDLEEEKENLEKVLAQSEEDRINNLVKGGVTGEHIPIKIKHARKLVKTILDQGNLQPFLRETKLINPEYDYALRIEPLPTVMVLNDANFDNFEVTYNGCKVVNVSSLLSSTSRKLNYVEYYPSNKKFSFQELYF, translated from the coding sequence ATGGAATCTGTCAATACCCTTCCCATTAAGCTACAGCCTTCTAACTTGAGACCTATAGCGTATAGGGTGTTCTCCAAGAAACATGGTCTTAATATCAAAACTGATGCACTCAACTTACTCACAGAAGTAATAAGCTACAAGTTCTCCTTTGACTGGAAGGGGCCAAAATCACAGCAATTTTTAGAGGAGGTAGCGAAAACATGGAAATTGGAAGACAGAGGATTGTTTATAGACGCTCCAGGCTTGAAGCAGgtgttgaaagaaatcaataCAAAGTCGGGATCTTTGGACTCCAGTTCAGTTTATGGGAGTAGAAGCTCGAGTACCACCTCGGAACCTGAAAGAGCCGGAAGAAGTGATACGTTAGTCGACTCGGAAGAAGAGCAGAATATCAACTGGGAAGACTACTTTAAATTTATAAATCCCGACCAGCAACCGCATTGTGTATTTGACAAACTGAGAAAGCAGTTCAAGGTCCTGCCGTCAACTAACAGTAAAAGCAAGTCTCTAATTGGAACCTTGCCCAACAACTTGCAGAACACTGTTGAACTATTTAATAACAGATACCACATCATTTATGATCGGTTGTCGAGAAACGagaacttccagaagtCGTCATTTTCCAGTATCTCGACAATCAATAAATCACTTCACAATGGCTCAGCCAACGAAATCACCCTAATCAAGAATGTTCTAGGCAGAGACGGATCCAAATTTATTCTTTGTGGTCTTTTGTCGAAAGACGCCAATGATTCGTGTATTTTAGAGGATTCTACAGATTACATTGAATTAAATTTGACTCAAACTTACAAGACCCAGGGGTCATTCTACTGCCCAGGGATGTTTGTCATCGTAGAAGGGATATACTCAGCGTCTGGTGGATCTTCCAACCAGTCCACAAACTATATTGGTGGCTGTTTCCATGTTAGTAACATTGGACATCCACCAGCAGAAAGGAGAGACGCCAGCAGTGAAAACTACGGTAACCTCGACTTCCTAGGAATACATAAACAAATCGGCAACTCTACAGCTAACGATAAGGTGctcaaaatcaacaaatacTTTAGACGGAAGTTGGCGACCCTCGAGAAATCCTTAGTGGGCCACAAGTTAGTCTTATTGGGTTCTGAGTGCCATTtagacaacttcaaaatcttAGATGGGCTCAAGAAATTGTTGCACAAATTAGAGAATTCAATAATTGAAATAATGGAATCAGAGGATGGCCATGTTCCTTTGGCTCTTGTAATGACGGGttcgttttcttcaagcCCCTTGACGACAACCAACTCCTTGGTGTCAAATATCTCAAACTCAGAAACTTACAAGAGTAATTTCGACAACTTTGCCAATATTTTGTCTAACTTTCCTAATGTGATCAAAACATGTAAGTTGGTATTGATACCTGGTAAGAACGATCCATGGCAATCCACCTACTCGTTGGGAGGATCATCTCTCAACTGTTTCCCCCAGAAATCGATACCTAGGTTGTTCGTCAGTCGTTTGGAGCGGTTGCTACCTAAAGGaaacttgatcttgtcaTGGAATCCAGCTCGTATAAGCTATTTGTCTCAGGAAATAGTAATCTTGAAGGATGAGCTTATGAACAAAATGAAGCGGAACGACATTATCTTTGCCAATGATCTAGaggaagagaaggagaatTTGGAAAAGGTATTGGCTCAGAGTGAAGAGGATAGAATTAACAATTTGGTGAAAGGAGGAGTAACTGGAGAACATATACCTATAAAGATAAAACATGCCAGAAAATTGGTCAAGACAATACTCGACCAAGGTAATCTTCAGCCATTCTTGAGGGAGACCAAGCTCATAAATCCAGAATACGACTACGCTCTCAGAATAGAGCCATTACCCACTGTAATGGTACTCAATGATGCCAACTTCGACAACTTTGAGGTAACCTACAATGGTTGCAAAGTGGTCAATGTGAGTAGCTTGTTGAGTCTGACCAGCAGAAAGCTTAACTACGTGGAGTACTACCCTTCTaacaagaagttttctTTCCAAGAGTTGTATTTCTAG
- the BET2.2 gene encoding Type II proteins geranylgeranyltransferase beta subunit (Type II proteins geranylgeranyltransferase beta subunit (Type II protein geranyl-geranyltransferase beta subunit) (GGTase-II-beta) (PGGT) (YPT1/SEC4 proteins geranylgeranyltransferase beta subunit)) — protein MSETEEVKAFYKEKHIAFVVDQDSHRSFEYWLSEHLRMNGLYWGVVSLVIMNALEDALPQNEVIDYILSCWDEKTGGFGAFPKHDAHILSTTSALQVLKIYDNELQVLGEEKKEQTAQFIKGLQLSDGSFQGDRFGEVDTRFIYTAMLSLSLLDELTIEITDPAIKFVMACQNFDGAFGMLPGAESHAAQVFTCIGALAVTDNLHLLDDDTKLGNWLSERQVLPSGGLNGRPEKLPDVCYSWWVLSSLAILKKKHWIDLQKLEDFILECQDSKDGGIGDRPDNQTDIYHTCFGIAGLSLIDFEKYNFKEIDPIYCMPTEVTKKFRKWKK, from the coding sequence ATGAGTGAAACGGAGGAAGTAAAGGCGTTCTATAAAGAGAAGCATATTGCATTTGTGGTAGATCAGGATTCTCACCGCTCCTTTGAGTATTGGCTCAGTGAGCATTTGCGGATGAATGGGCTCTACTGGGGAGTGGTTAGCTTGGTGATAATGAATGCATTAGAGGACGCCTTGCCCCAGAATGAAGTAATTGACTATATACTTAGTTGTTGGGATGAAAAAACTGGAGGCTTTGGGGCATTTCCCAAGCACGATGCCcatattctttctactACTTCTGCCCTTCAAGTTTTGAAAATATACGACAACGAACTACAAGTTTTGGGagaggaaaagaaggagcAAACAGCTCAATTTATAAAGGGACTACAATTGTCCGATGGAAGTTTCCAAGGTGACCGGTTTGGAGAAGTAGACACCCGTTTTATATACACGGCCATGTTGTCGTTGTCGTTATTAGACGAGTTGACAATCGAGATTACAGATCCAGCCATTAAGTTTGTCATGGCGTGCCAAAACTTTGATGGTGCCTTTGGAATGCTTCCAGGTGCAGAAAGTCATGCAGCACAGGTATTTACGTGTATAGGGGCTTTGGCTGTAACAGACAATTTACATCTATTGGACGACGACACCAAACTAGGAAATTGGCTCAGCGAGAGACAAGTATTGCCAAGTGGGGGCCTTAATGGCCGTCCCGAAAAATTGCCAGATGTCTGCTATAGTTGGTGGGTGCTATCTTCGCTCGctattttgaaaaagaagcaTTGGATAGATTTGCAAAAGTTGGAGGATTTCATTCTTGAATGTCAAGATCTGAAGGACGGTGGTATTGGAGACAGACCTGATAATCAAACTGATATATACCACACTTGCTTTGGAATAGCTGGCTTAAGTTTGATCGACTTCGAGAAGTATAACTTTAAGGAAATAGATCCCATTTATTGCATGCCCACAGAAGTGACAAAAAAGTTCAGgaagtggaagaaatag
- a CDS encoding predicted protein encodes MSNYNPNQPPYFGSFGHSRTVRQDSEKFPDIETGKLYEKTTFSYSQNEQNTSLSPVTETPMYYAARNSNQDKYFLSDSPSHFQSYHPVPPGMPAPTLHHAISPIVNENNYPLQMQAMPHQSQLPLQQQQPYPFSYYPQVTHQAPVQQPYGSHYVYYQQPPQGYITGAPHSTGQLPVYMSGIIPGEMMLSARRKSKQSTTWSPKEDRLLRELKEVQKLGWREISAFFQDRTPNACQFRWRRIISGASAVPPVQRKSSSSEPKNHKRSESASSSEDDRDDNGNKKAQHSIEFLLN; translated from the coding sequence ATGTCCAACTACAATCCTAATCAACCACCCTATTTTGGTTCCTTTGGACATTCCAGAACAGTAAGACAAGATTCTGAGAAATTTCCCGACATAGAAACTGGTAAACTCTATGAAAAAACAACATTTTCCTATTCTCAGAATGAACAAAATACGAGTTTGTCACCAGTAACAGAGACTCCAATGTACTATGCCGCAAGAAACAGCAATCAAGACAAGTATTTCCTTTCCGATTCACCATCACACTTCCAAAGCTACCATCCAGTACCACCAGGAATGCCAGCGCCAACATTACACCATGCAATTTCGCCTATAGTAAACGAAAACAATTACCCACTACAAATGCAAGCTATGCCACACCAGAGCCAATTACctcttcagcaacagcagccaTACCCATTCTCATATTATCCCCAGGTAACTCATCAAGCACCTGTCCAACAACCTTATGGTTCCCACTACGTATACTATCAGCAACCTCCCCAGGGCTACATTACAGGAGCACCTCATTCAACGGGACAACTACCAGTGTACATGCTGGGCATAATTCCAGGAGAAATGATGTTGCTGGCAAGGAGGAAGTCAAAGCAGTCTACCACTTGGTCCCCCAAAGAAGATAGGCTACTAAGAGAACTTAAAGAGGTACAGAAGCTTGGCTGGAGGGAAATATCGGCATTTTTCCAAGATAGAACTCCTAATGCGTGCCAGTTCAGATGGCGAAGAATAATCAGTGGCGCTAGTGCTGTGCCTCCAGTTCAGAGAAAGAGTAGTTCAAGTGAACCAAAGAATCACAAACGAAGCGAAAGCGCTTCATCCAGTGAAGATGATAGGGATGACAATGGGAATAAAAAAGCACAACACTCTATAGAGTTTTTATTAAATTGA